A genomic window from Vigna radiata var. radiata cultivar VC1973A chromosome 2, Vradiata_ver6, whole genome shotgun sequence includes:
- the LOC106756253 gene encoding transcription factor TCP4-like, whose protein sequence is MGESQNHHLLHQAPTPSRSAMRAGAGGGEIVEVQGGHIVRSTGRKDRHSKVCTAKGPRDRRVRLAAHTAIQFYDVQDRLGYDRPSKAVDWLIKKAKTAIDELAELPPWNPTATSMQPPQQQEIALRENKSLPAEQDPTAFGNRGESNVVVAATRVPEQFSHQQLESENANIGTSKYTSGPGFLPPSLDTDNIAETIKTFFPVEATTTSFQSYPPAPPDLRQQDLRLSLQSFQDPIMLQHQPQSHNEPVLFAGTALGFDGGSAWSEHQNHHSEEHRLLFGGNSGHGGGFVFNTPAPAFGQFFSQRGPLQSSNTPSVRAWIDPSVDHHHHNHHYFSPLIHQGSVAGGFSNGGGFSGFRIPARIQGEEEHDGVSDKPSSASSDSRH, encoded by the coding sequence ATGGGGGAATCACAGAACCACCATCTCCTTCACCAAGCACCAACACCGTCTAGATCGGCCATGAGAGCCGGCGCCGGCGGGGGCGAGATCGTCGAGGTGCAAGGCGGCCACATTGTCCGCTCCACCGGGCGGAAGGACCGTCACAGCAAGGTCTGCACTGCCAAAGGCCCCAGAGACCGCCGTGTGCGCCTTGCAGCTCACACGGCCATCCAATTCTACGATGTCCAGGACCGCCTCGGCTATGACCGCCCCAGCAAGGCGGTGGACTGGCTCATAAAAAAAGCCAAGACCGCCATCGACGAGCTCGCGGAGCTCCCTCCATGGAACCCCACGGCCACGTCAATGCAACCGCCGCAGCAGCAGGAAATCGCCCTCCGCGAGAACAAGTCTCTCCCTGCCGAACAAGACCCGACAGCGTTCGGCAACCGTGGCGAGAGCAACGTTGTCGTCGCCGCTACCAGAGTTCCGGAGCAATTCTCTCACCAACAGTtggagagtgaaaatgctaacaTTGGCACCAGCAAGTACACCAGTGGTCCTGGTTTTCTGCCACCGTCTTTGGATACTGATAACATTGCTGAGACAATCAAGACTTTCTTTCCCGTCGAAGCTACCACGACGTCGTTTCAGAGTTACCCTCCGGCGCCACCGGATTTGAGGCAGCAAGATCTGCGTTTGTCGTTGCAGTCCTTTCAGGACCCTATCATGCTTCAGCATCAGCCTCAGAGCCACAACGAGCCGGTGCTATTCGCCGGAACGGCGCTCGGCTTCGACGGCGGTTCCGCCTGGTCGGAGCACCAGAACCACCACTCGGAGGAGCACAGGTTGCTCTTTGGTGGCAACAGTGGCCATGGCGGTGGGTTTGTGTTCAACACGCCGGCGCCGGCGTTTGGCCAATTTTTTTCTCAGAGGGGACCCCTTCAGTCCAGTAACACCCCTTCGGTTCGTGCTTGGATAGACCCTTCGGTCGATCACCACCATCACAACCATCACTACTTCTCGCCGCTGATCCACCAGGGCTCCGTCGCCGGCGGCTTCTCCAACGGCGGTGGATTCTCTGGCTTTCGCATTCCAGCACGAATTCAGGGTGAAGAGGAGCACGACGGCGTATCCGACAAGCCGTCCTCTGCTTCCTCAGATTCTCGCCATTGa